CCGTACAGGTGATACTTTTTTTGCGGTCGACTGGCTATTAGGGAGAAGCACCTTACCGTCCTGTTTATAGGTCCATCCATTCATGCTCGCTGCACGCCGCCTGCGCCCGGATCACCACTTCACATCAGCTATTCGCGGCGCGTTGCTAAGCCTTGTCCTGATCGGTGCCGTCTGCCCGTTCGCCTTGGCCGCCGTGCCAGTGCAATTGGACTCGGTTGCGATCCGGGCCTACAACATTCCCGCCGGGCCGCTGGGTGCGACCCTGTCGAGCTTTGCCGTGGGCGCCGGCATAGCCCTGTCGTTCCAGCCCTCATTGACCGAAGGGTTGAGCAGTCCCGCGCTGACCGGCAATTACACCACACAGGAAGCGGTCAATCGCTTGCTGGCCGGCAGTGGCCTGGACATGGTGTCGCGCAGCGACGGCACCTACACCCTGGTGCAACGCCGAGTGACGCTGGATGAGACTACGGTCATCGGCACCGGCAAGCGCCTCGATACCCTGCAAGAGGTGTATGCCGGTGGCCAAGTCGCCAACGGCGGGCGTCTGGGCATTCTCGGCAATACGGACGTGATGGACGCGCCGTTCAGCGTCAGCACCTACACCTCGGCGCTGATCAGGGATCAACAGGCCGTCACTGTCGGCGATGTACTGGAGCGTGATTCATCCGTACGCTCCACCGGTCAGGCCGGGGGAATCGTCGATTCGTTCTTCATTCGTGGTTTTCCAGTCGGCGAAGGCAACCTCGGTGAGCTGGCCTTCGACGGTGTGTACGGTGTGGCGCCCAACTACCGGGTTTTTACCGAATACGCCGAGCGTATCGAACTGGTCAAAGGCCCCGGCGCCCTGCTCTATGGCATGTCCCCCAACAGCGCGGTCGGCGGCGTGATCAACGTGGTGCCCAAGCGCTCGCTCGACGAAGACCTGACCCGATTCACCGCCAGTTACGCCATGAACACCCAGCTCGGCGGGCACCTTGATATCAGTCGACGTTTCGGCGACGAGCGCCGCTTCGGCGTGCGCATCAACGGCAGGACGCAACAGGGCGATACGGTGATCGACGATCAATCGCGTCACGTCAATATCGGTGCGATCTCGCTCGACTATCAGGGCGACCGCCTGCGCACCAGCCTCGACTGGCTCAACCAGAAAGAAAGTTTCGACGCCGCTTCGCGACCCTTTTTGATCGACTCGGGCGTGGACATTCCGGCCGCCGCCAACGGCCGCACCAACGTCAGCCAGGCGTGGGGCTGGTCGCAAACCCGTGACAAGTCAGCGCTGTTCAGCGGCGAATACGACCTCAACGATGCATTGACGGTTTTCGTTCACGCCGGCGGCGGCAAATCCGATGTCGCGCGGATGTCCGACCAGACGCCAACCCTCATCAACTCGGCCGGCGATACCTCTTCGATTCCCGGCTATTATAAATTCGAAGTCGAGCGCTACACCCTCGACACCGGTGCGCGCCTGAGCTTCGACACCGGGCCGATCAGTCACCGCACCACCGTACAGATCAGTCGTTATCGCGATGTGTTATCGCGCGGGATCATTTCCGGCGCGCCGATCCTGTCGAATATTTATCACCCGATAGACCGGCCGAAACCTGACATCCCCAAGCCAGATACGCCAAAAGTGTCTGAAAGCGAGCTGACCGGCGTGGCGCTGGCAGACACCCTGTCGGTGTTCGATGATCGGGTCCAACTGACCCTCGGCATGCGCAAACAGAAGATCAAATCCGACAATTACAACGCGGCCGGTGCGGTCACCGCGTCCTACGACGACGGTCGGACTACCCCGCTGTTCGGTGCAGTGCTCAAACCCTGGGAGCATGTTTCGTTCTATTACAACTACATCGAAGGCTTGAGCAAGGGCGATATTGCGCCCTCGACCGCTTCCAACGCCGGTGAGATCTTCGCCCCTTACGTTTCCCGTCAGCACGAACTCGGCGTCAAGGCCGACTACGGCACCTTCACCTCCACCCTCAGCCTGTTTCAGATCACCAAGCCCAGCGGCGAACTGGCCTCCGGCGCGTTTTCGGTGCAGGGCGAACAGCGCAACCGTGGCCTGGAGCTGAATGTATTCGGCGAAGTGACCCCCGGCACTCGATTACTCGGTGGCGTGACCCTGCTCAATGCCGAACTGACCCAATCCGGCGTGGCCGCCAACCGTGGCAATAAACCCGTCGGCGTACCCGAAATCCAGGCTAACCTGTGGGCCGAATGGGACGCCACCTGGCTGGAAGGCCTGACGCTGACCGGTGGTGCCATTCACACCGGTAGCCAATATGTGAACCAGGCCAACACGCAAAAACTGGATGACTGGACCCGCTTCGATGTTGGCGCACGTTACAGCACTCGCATCGATGACCGACCGACCACGTTTCGCGCCACCGTGCAGAACGTGTTCGACCACGCGTACTGGTCGGGCGTCGCCTCTTATGGCGCGTTCTCGCAAGGCGCACCGCGCACCTTATTACTGTCGGCGACTGTCGACTTCTGAAACGCTCAGCCGGCGAACGGTGTGAGCCGTTGACCGACCTGACTTTTGCAAAGGCTTTGACCATGGTGATTTTCGATCGACGCAGACGCGCTTTTTCTGCGTTGTTACTGGCAGGACTGCTGAGCCTGTTCGCGCTGGCGCCGCGCAACGCCCACGCCACCGAGACGGATTCGGCCCGCACTGAAGTGACCGATTTGCTGGGGCGCAAAGTGAAGGTGCATCTGCCCGTCAGGCGAGTCATCCTTGGTGAGGGCCGGCAACTGTATCTGGTCGCCGCGCTGGACACCTCAAACCCGATCGAACGCATCGTCGGCTGGCGCAAGGACCTGATCCAATCGGACCCGGATACCTATAACGCCTACCTGCGCAAATTTCCCGACATCGCCAAAATCCCTACCTTCGGCGGCTTTGAAGACGGCACTTTTGATATCGAACAGGCGATCTCGCAGCGCCCGGACGTGATCATCCTCAACATCGAGGCGCAATACGCCACCGAAGATGCGCGTTACATCGAAAAACTCGACGCCCTCGGCATCCCGGTGGTGTACGTCGATTTTCGTAACAACCCGATGAAAAATACCGAGCCGACCATGCGCCTGTTCGGCCAATTGTTTGGCCAGGAGCAACGCGCCGAAGCCTTTATAGATTTCCGCAATCAGCAGATTCATCGCGTCACCGATGTGATCGAAAAACAGCACCCGCCCAGGCCGAACGTGTTCATCGAGCGCATCGGCGGCTATACCGACGATTGCTGCTTGAGTTTCGGCAACGAAAATTTTGGCCTGTTTGTCGATATGGCCGGCGGAAACAACATCGCGCGCCGGATCATTCCAACCACGTTCGGCCAGTTGAACCCCGAGCAAGTCATCGTCGCCAATCCGGAGCACGTCGTGGTCACCACCGCCAACTGGGAAGCCTTTGCTCCCGGTGGGCATTGGGTCGGCGTCGGCCCTGGCGCAGACATGGCCGAGGCCCGAAAAAAACTGGCGTGGTATACGCAGCGACCGGCCTACGCAGGCATCAAGGCTCAGGACAACCAGGCCTTCCGCGCCATCTGGCATCAGTTCTATAACAGCCCCTACCAGTTCGTGGCCATTCAGCAGTTGGCGAAATGGTTTCACCCGGAGCTGTTTACCGATCTGGATCCGGATGCCTCATTTCGCGAATTGCATGAGCGTTTTCTGCCAGTGCCGTATGAGTCGGGCTATTTCGTCAGCCTGCGCAAACCCGAGGTCAAGCCATGAACACCCTGACCGATGCCGTGGTGCTACCGCGCGAAACCTATCGCCGACTGGTGCTGCGTAAACGCCTGATCCTTGCGGGGCTGGTCGTTCTGCTGTTGTGCAGCGTGCTGCTCGACCTGGCTCTGGGACCTGCGCGCTACAGCCTCAGTGAAGTGCTCGGCGCGTTGTTTTCGCCGGACAGTGCGTCGCCACAAGTGCGTGTGGTGATGTGGGATATCCGTTTGCCGGTGGCGTTGATGGCAGTCGCGGTCGGCGCGGCATTGTCGCTGGCCGGCGCGCAGATGCAGACGATCCTCAACAACCCGTTGGCGAGCCCGTTCACGCTCGGGATTTCCGCCGCCGCCAGTTTCGGTGCGGCGCTCGGCCTGGCATTCGGTGTCGCGCTGTTCCCGCTGGCTGCGCAGTTCATGGTGCCGCTCAACGCCTTCATCATGGCCATGCTCTCGGCGCTATTGATTCACTTTCTGAGCATGCGCCGTGGCGTCACCGCCGAAACCATCGTGCTGCTCGGCATCGCGCTGGTGTTTACCTTCAATGCGCTGTTGGCGCTGGTACAGTTCTTCGCCACCGAGCAAGCCGTGGCGGCCGTGGTGTTCTGGACCATGGGCAGCCTGACCAAAGCCACCTGGCCGAAACTCGGAGTGGTCTGCCTGGTGATCCTGATCACCCTACCGGTCTTTGCCAAACGAGCCTGGGCCCTGACCGCCCTGCGTCTGGGCGACGACAAGGCTGCCAGTTTCGGTATCAACGTACGCAGCCTGCGCTTTCAGACACTGATCATGGTCAGCCTGCTGGCCTCGTTTCCGGTGGCATTCGTCGGCACCATTGGCTTTATCGGGCTGGTCGGCCCGCACATTGCCCGCATGTTGATCGGCGAAGACCAGCGCTTCTTCCTGCCAGCCTCGTTGCTCACCGGCTCGCTGATTCTTTCGGCCAGCTCCGTGGTCAGTAAAACACTGATCCCTGGCGCAATCTTCCCCATCGGCGTGGTCACCTCGCTGATCGGTGTGCCGTTCTTCATATCTCTGATTCTCGGCGGGAAGAAAAACTCATGGTGAAGCTACAACTGGACAACCTCGGCGCCCGTTATGGCCAACGCGAGATTATTCGTGGTGTATCGACGACGATGTTTTTCGGCGGTCAGGTGGTCGCCGTGGTCGGCCCCAATGCGGCGGGCAAATCGACTCTGTTCAAACGCATGGCCGGGCTGATCGACGGCCCCGGCCAAGTGATTTTGCAGGACTCCAAAAAAGGCCCGACGGGCATCAGCTACATGCCCCAAGGTCTGAACGCCAACGCGCGATTGACGGTGTACGAGTCGGTGCTGCTGGCGCGCAAGCAACTCACGCCGGGCTGGGTGGTTCACGATGACGAGCTGAAACTGGTTGACGAGATTCTTGAGGCGATGAGCATTACCGATCTGTCATTGCGCAACCTCGGGGAACTCAGCGGCGGTCAGCAACAATTGGTGTCCATCGCGCAAACCCTCGTGCGCGAACCCGAAATCCTGCTGATGGACGAACCCACCAGCGCCTTGGACATGCATCGCCAAGTACAGGTATTGACCTTCATGCGCACGCTGGCACGCCAACGCGAGGTCATCGTGTTTATCGCGATCCATGACCTGAACCAGGCACTGCGCTTTGCCGACCAGGTCCTGGTGATTGCTGACGGTACCACTCAGGGGAGTGGGCTTAGTGGTGAAGTCATTACTGAACAGATGCTGCGTAAGGTCTATAAGGTTCAGGCGCGTATCGAGCAATGCAGCCGTGGGCTGCGGCATATACTTATTGATGATGTGGGGTGATTGGCAGGGAGCTGGCGCGCGGGACTCTTAACGATCAAGCGTTTAGTCAGTAAGCGTGGCCAACACCTTTCCGTCTCTGCGCTGCACGATGGTCTCAGGCGCCAGCGGCTGTGAGCCGTCGACGCCCGGAGGTGGGGTTATCAACCAGGCACCCGGGTAGTCCTCCCGGACATACCGCGGATTGAAGCGGATAGCGCTTGCCGCCGCATAACGGCGCTCTGCGAGTGTCGCAACGTTCGCAAGCACCGCACTTCTGACTTCATAGAGTTTTCGCTCTGCGTCGAGGGCAATAGTGGCATCCGCAAGCTCGAAATGATCGATCCGCACGGGCACGTGTTCCGGCATATCAAGAACCCACCGGTCGGAATCTACAAATCCATCGACATAGACATTGCCGGTCGAAGCCCTGAGCAACGTGCCTCCGGGCAAGGTGATGCCATCGACTACATTGCCATCGGCAAGCTTACAGTTGCTGAATGCCGATACGCCGCCATCAGGCTTGAGTTCAAACTCCACCGGTTGCAGCGCATCACACCGCCAGCCGTTCTGCATCGTCGTGCCGTCGCCGGTTATCCGCATGTTCTCTGGCGTAAAGCCCACAGTTTCGTATTTTTCGTTGGTTTGAATCGCGATGTAGCGGGCTACCTCGACGGCATCGATATCGACCATACGCACAGGGCTCGGAAACACAGCTCGTTTGAAGGATTCCCGTTGATCCGCAACGGCCAATTCGAGTTTCGTGCCTTTGGGCATGTCGATCTGGCCAAGGCGCATCGGCTCTGCCAATTCCGGAAAATAGCTTGCCGCTCTCTCCCGTTCATAGCTACGCATCTGGAGATAAAAATCCGCGAACTGCCACAGGGTAAAAAGTGCACACGCGGTGATGAGCGTGTAGGGCAGTAGGACGGGGCGGCGCCAGCGACCTGTGGCATATCGAACCACCAGCCGTATCGTCCACCCTAACCAGAAAAGCGTCGCGGCGAAGAAAAGGGCAAGGTAAAGCAGTTGTTCGACGGAGGGCAGTGCAACCGGGATCATGCGAGCCAAACTTCCTTAATGGGTGATGGGTTTGAACGCACCTACGAGACAAAAAGGGCGAGCCCTTATACTACGCGCCAATCTCACTCGCATGCTGCGTCGGCAGGCACGTGAGGACGTCTTTCAAATACGCATACCGGCTCAACTGGCCACGGTTCGTGGCTCCATTTTCAACGACAACCTGCGTGTTGGCCCAAGGGATATGAAGGCCATTACCGCGAAGGGCCCGAGGAGAAGAGCGAACTGTTTACCCAAAATATACGTAATGCCCCATACGATGAGCATAATGGAAAAATGTCTATCTGGACCAGCAGACCTGGTTCCTCCCAAGCGAAAACGTCAAAGGCACCCGTGGCAAGAAACAAGACCACCATGCCTTCCTCTCTCCCTTCGCCCTGCGTTTCTTTCAAAACTCAAAACCCTGACGGGAGACTCAGAATGGTGCTTTCCGAACAATCTGGATATTCCAGGTGCTCGACCATGACAACTCGCCCGCCACGACTGTCACTGATTTGAACTCATCTATAGTCCGACGAACAATTGAAGCCCCCTCTCATTGAGGGGAAATCACCTGACTTGAAGAGCAGGAAAGTTGAACCCCTCCTCAACGATGACAAAAATCTCATCAAGCACATCCGAATAGAGCGCAGAGGAGGATCTTTTTTTCCAGAGGTCATGGGCCGCTGTGTGGGCGTAATCCAACGCCCATGCGACGACGCTCGGACGAATGTCATTCTCTGCATCCACCCCCATTCTCCCGGCGATAAGGGCAACAATCGAATCTCGACGATTTACCCCATTTTGCAGAGTTTTTGCACGAATCAGAGGGTGACTTCTCAACAGTTCCTGAAGCGTCATGAAACGATCCGCATCAAAACCATACGATCCCTTCTCACAACTCCTGACGACATCTACAGCGGCATGCCTCAAGGCCGTCACAACCGGTTCGTGGGGAGGACGCTCACCAAGCGCAGCGATGAACTCCTGATGCTCCGCTTCTTGATAATCCAGGACGACATCCTCCTTGCAGGAGAAATATCGGAAAAATGTACGAGCGGAGACATCCACTTTTTCGGTGATGTCCTCCACTCGTGTTTCATCAAATCCCTTCTCAGCGAAAAGCTCATAAGCCGCTGAAATAAGGGCATCGCGCAACATGAGCTTCTTGCGCTCACGTCTGCCTACCTCTTCTTTTTCCGCCACGCGTCTGTTTCCTCGATTAGGTCAACTCACGGTACCCGACCAAACATTATTACCATCAAATGACAATTGCGCAATTTTAATAAAATACATAACAAGAAATATGCCTATTGACTTATTTTGTCACTCGGTGACATTATTCGCCCGCCTTCTCATTTGGTAGAAGTGGACGTAAGACAAATCTGACAATCGTGTCAGCTGCTCTCCGCTTTCTGCCGCTTAAATCATCTAAAGGGAGTTAGATCGCGATGAACAGTGCCGTAGACGAAAAACAATCCGCCTCGCACACAGCTCAGCTGCTTAATCCGTTTGAGCGTGATATCTGGTTTGAATCGCAAAAAGCCCCTCACAGCCACCAGTTCACCGTGGCTTTGTGCGTTTGTCTGCCAGGATTGATCGACGTGGAAAGGTTGAAATTCGTCGCTGAAAACGTTCTGCGATCTGAGCCCGCTTGCTTCAAGACGTACCATGACAACGATGGTCATCCGACGGTACGACAAACATCGTGCAAGATCGTCGCAGAGCTATTTGAGTTCACCGACGAATCCGGCTCGGCGGCTTTTTACGAAGAATGGTCCCGCCACTCATGGAATCTCTCCCACGCTCCGCTGATTGAGGCGGCTATCGGGCAGGTTGGTACCTCGGTGATGCTCATGATCCGAGCCCATCACATCGTGGTCGACAGTTGGGCATTGGACGTACTGTCCAGAAAGATTTTGAACGTTTTCGAAGGAAGGGAAGCACTTCCTCAATCGAGCCTTCACGATTACGTTGAGCACCACGCCGCAAAAACTCCTTCCCTGCACAGTGCAGCGCTTCATCAGGCAATCCTTGAGGTAGCTGGCACAGTCAAGGATGTGAACCCCATACTTTTTTCGAAGTCCGGTCCGAAGCTCTCCTCATCCCAGCGCTATCGTCGTACATTCACGATCTCGGCCGAAGACGTTCAGCACGCCCTGGATATCGGCATGACGCCCTTCATGACCGTTTCCGCCTCATTGGCGGTGTTGCTGTCATGCCAATATGGCAGCGAGCATTTTTTGCTTGGGGTGCCCTTCCTCAATCGGGGCGAAGCTGACATCACCGCCGTCACCCAAAGAGCCAACACGCTTCCCGTCAGCATTCAAGTCAGCCACGCTCACACGCTTCGAGACGTTGCGGTTTCACTCAAGCGACAGGTCAGCTTTATCAAGGAAAGAGAGTCCATTCCCTTTGGGCAACTGGTCTCTGAAATCGCGCGTTCTGGCCACAATCGACAACTGTTCGATGCGACGGTTTCATACCTACGCTACCCGCAGTCAGATGAAGGTGTGCCGTCGTCGACTCACAAAAGCACCGCCCACGTTCACGCACAAGACGCGGTGGCCATTCACTTGCATACCTACGGAAAAAACGCCGACGTATGTGGGGAAATTTGCCTCAACAGCGCGGCGTTCGATTCAGAGTGCCACGCATCAGTGTTTCTCGACGCGTTCCTTCAGTTGATGGATAGCTTCCTGCCCCAACTGGACAAACCATTGGACCAGGTCAGCCTGCTGACTTATGAGCAGGCTGAAACACTCCGGGCCTTCGAGGAAGGACCCACCAAGTCTTACAGTGAAAAAGACACCGTCATATCGCTTTTTCGAGCGCAGGCAGCACGAACCCCCTACAACATAGCGTTGCGTGACCACGACCATAAAACCTTCACCTATGCCGAGTTGGACAATTGGTCCTCGGCGATCGCCACAGAACTGGAAAACCAAGGCGTAGGCCCGGGTGATGTCGTTGCGGTATCAATGGTCAGGTCGCCACAACTCATGGCAGCGATCTTCGCCGTACTGAAAACGGGTGCGGCTTACCTGCCAATCGATAGCGAATATCCCGCAGACCGTATTCAGTACATGCTTGAGGATAGCAACGCGAAACGGGTGATCACCAACCTGCCTCAGGTCATGAGCAGTGATGATCTGCGCAGGTTCGATCTCGACGTACTCCCCTTCGAGCTGGCGCGCGAAGTCAATTATGTCAGCAAGGCTCGCCCTCAGGATCCCGCCTATATCATCTATACGTCGGGCTCGACCGGCAGACCGAAAGGCGTCGTGATTGAACATCACTCGGTT
Above is a genomic segment from Pseudomonas azadiae containing:
- a CDS encoding FecCD family ABC transporter permease, which codes for MNTLTDAVVLPRETYRRLVLRKRLILAGLVVLLLCSVLLDLALGPARYSLSEVLGALFSPDSASPQVRVVMWDIRLPVALMAVAVGAALSLAGAQMQTILNNPLASPFTLGISAAASFGAALGLAFGVALFPLAAQFMVPLNAFIMAMLSALLIHFLSMRRGVTAETIVLLGIALVFTFNALLALVQFFATEQAVAAVVFWTMGSLTKATWPKLGVVCLVILITLPVFAKRAWALTALRLGDDKAASFGINVRSLRFQTLIMVSLLASFPVAFVGTIGFIGLVGPHIARMLIGEDQRFFLPASLLTGSLILSASSVVSKTLIPGAIFPIGVVTSLIGVPFFISLILGGKKNSW
- a CDS encoding TetR family transcriptional regulator gives rise to the protein MAEKEEVGRRERKKLMLRDALISAAYELFAEKGFDETRVEDITEKVDVSARTFFRYFSCKEDVVLDYQEAEHQEFIAALGERPPHEPVVTALRHAAVDVVRSCEKGSYGFDADRFMTLQELLRSHPLIRAKTLQNGVNRRDSIVALIAGRMGVDAENDIRPSVVAWALDYAHTAAHDLWKKRSSSALYSDVLDEIFVIVEEGFNFPALQVR
- a CDS encoding ABC transporter substrate-binding protein, which translates into the protein MVIFDRRRRAFSALLLAGLLSLFALAPRNAHATETDSARTEVTDLLGRKVKVHLPVRRVILGEGRQLYLVAALDTSNPIERIVGWRKDLIQSDPDTYNAYLRKFPDIAKIPTFGGFEDGTFDIEQAISQRPDVIILNIEAQYATEDARYIEKLDALGIPVVYVDFRNNPMKNTEPTMRLFGQLFGQEQRAEAFIDFRNQQIHRVTDVIEKQHPPRPNVFIERIGGYTDDCCLSFGNENFGLFVDMAGGNNIARRIIPTTFGQLNPEQVIVANPEHVVVTTANWEAFAPGGHWVGVGPGADMAEARKKLAWYTQRPAYAGIKAQDNQAFRAIWHQFYNSPYQFVAIQQLAKWFHPELFTDLDPDASFRELHERFLPVPYESGYFVSLRKPEVKP
- a CDS encoding ABC transporter ATP-binding protein; protein product: MVKLQLDNLGARYGQREIIRGVSTTMFFGGQVVAVVGPNAAGKSTLFKRMAGLIDGPGQVILQDSKKGPTGISYMPQGLNANARLTVYESVLLARKQLTPGWVVHDDELKLVDEILEAMSITDLSLRNLGELSGGQQQLVSIAQTLVREPEILLMDEPTSALDMHRQVQVLTFMRTLARQREVIVFIAIHDLNQALRFADQVLVIADGTTQGSGLSGEVITEQMLRKVYKVQARIEQCSRGLRHILIDDVG
- a CDS encoding TonB-dependent receptor; this translates as MLAARRLRPDHHFTSAIRGALLSLVLIGAVCPFALAAVPVQLDSVAIRAYNIPAGPLGATLSSFAVGAGIALSFQPSLTEGLSSPALTGNYTTQEAVNRLLAGSGLDMVSRSDGTYTLVQRRVTLDETTVIGTGKRLDTLQEVYAGGQVANGGRLGILGNTDVMDAPFSVSTYTSALIRDQQAVTVGDVLERDSSVRSTGQAGGIVDSFFIRGFPVGEGNLGELAFDGVYGVAPNYRVFTEYAERIELVKGPGALLYGMSPNSAVGGVINVVPKRSLDEDLTRFTASYAMNTQLGGHLDISRRFGDERRFGVRINGRTQQGDTVIDDQSRHVNIGAISLDYQGDRLRTSLDWLNQKESFDAASRPFLIDSGVDIPAAANGRTNVSQAWGWSQTRDKSALFSGEYDLNDALTVFVHAGGGKSDVARMSDQTPTLINSAGDTSSIPGYYKFEVERYTLDTGARLSFDTGPISHRTTVQISRYRDVLSRGIISGAPILSNIYHPIDRPKPDIPKPDTPKVSESELTGVALADTLSVFDDRVQLTLGMRKQKIKSDNYNAAGAVTASYDDGRTTPLFGAVLKPWEHVSFYYNYIEGLSKGDIAPSTASNAGEIFAPYVSRQHELGVKADYGTFTSTLSLFQITKPSGELASGAFSVQGEQRNRGLELNVFGEVTPGTRLLGGVTLLNAELTQSGVAANRGNKPVGVPEIQANLWAEWDATWLEGLTLTGGAIHTGSQYVNQANTQKLDDWTRFDVGARYSTRIDDRPTTFRATVQNVFDHAYWSGVASYGAFSQGAPRTLLLSATVDF